The Amycolatopsis viridis genome window below encodes:
- a CDS encoding PPOX class F420-dependent oxidoreductase produces the protein MFTQAELDYLTAQPLGRLATVAPDGQVQNNPTNFFVDGGTIVIGGHALGASKKFRNVQRGSTVSFVVDDLATVDPWVPRGVEVRGTAVALTDQEPPLPYFSREVIRITPARIISWGLDGPRSSRAV, from the coding sequence GTGTTCACCCAAGCAGAACTGGATTACCTGACCGCGCAGCCCCTCGGCCGGCTCGCCACCGTCGCCCCGGATGGGCAGGTGCAGAACAACCCCACCAACTTCTTCGTCGACGGCGGCACGATCGTCATCGGCGGGCACGCACTGGGCGCGTCGAAGAAGTTCCGCAACGTCCAGCGGGGCAGCACGGTGTCGTTCGTGGTGGACGACCTGGCCACGGTCGACCCCTGGGTGCCGCGGGGCGTCGAGGTCCGCGGCACCGCGGTGGCGCTGACCGACCAGGAGCCGCCGCTGCCGTACTTCTCCCGAGAGGTCATCCGCATCACCCCGGCCCGGATCATCTCCTGGGGACTGGACGGTCCCCGGTCCAGCCGCGCGGTGTGA
- a CDS encoding response regulator — translation MIRTLIVDDDFRVAAVHAGFVAEVPGFAVAGTAHTAAEARARVRELAPDLVLLDVYLPDEPGLNLLGELHTDTIILSAATDTRTISAAIRAGALNYLIKPFATGQFTERLTSYAHYRRLVTGDRNLGQEDVDKAFRLLHERDRAAAPKGQSSATARLVAGQLRTAGRALSAAEVAAELGVARATAQRYLTALAQAGSVEMRLRYGATGRPEHEYRWRPGPGAPH, via the coding sequence GTGATCCGCACGCTCATCGTCGACGACGACTTCCGGGTCGCCGCCGTGCACGCCGGTTTCGTGGCGGAAGTGCCCGGGTTCGCCGTCGCCGGCACCGCGCACACCGCCGCCGAGGCCAGGGCGCGGGTGCGGGAGCTCGCCCCCGACCTGGTGCTGCTCGACGTGTACCTGCCCGACGAGCCGGGCCTGAACCTGCTCGGCGAGCTGCACACGGACACCATCATCCTGTCCGCGGCCACCGACACCCGCACCATCAGCGCGGCGATCCGCGCCGGTGCGCTGAACTACCTGATCAAACCGTTCGCCACCGGGCAGTTCACCGAACGGCTGACCAGCTACGCGCACTACCGGCGGCTCGTGACCGGGGACCGCAACCTGGGCCAGGAAGATGTCGACAAAGCGTTCCGCCTGCTGCACGAACGGGACCGCGCGGCCGCGCCCAAAGGTCAGTCCAGCGCGACCGCGCGTCTGGTGGCCGGGCAGCTGCGCACCGCGGGCCGCGCGCTGTCGGCCGCCGAGGTGGCCGCGGAGCTGGGCGTCGCGCGGGCCACCGCGCAGCGGTACCTGACCGCGCTGGCCCAGGCGGGCTCGGTCGAGATGCGCCTGCGGTATGGCGCGACCGGCCGCCCCGAGCACGAGTACCGGTGGCGCCCGGGGCCCGGCGCGCCGCACTGA
- a CDS encoding ABC-F family ATP-binding cassette domain-containing protein — protein MSSDARVVVSALSFSWPDGTPVFDQLSLTVPDGRTGLVAPNGAGKSTLLRLIAGELEPAAGSVSVDGLLGYLPQDLPLTGDLTVSEVLGIDPVLRALAAVEAGDADERHFTTIGTDWDIEERTHAQLDRLGLGDVALDRRLDTLSGGQVVSLGLAAQLLARPDVLLLDEPTNNLDLDARRRLHAVLDDWSGCLLVVSHDRTLLDGMDRIAELGSGEVRFYGGTFTDYEHAVQAEREVAEKNIRTAEAEVKREKRDRQQARERAARRAGTAQRNAADAGLPKILMGARKRRAQESAGKADDTHAARVSAAKAKLDQAERSLRDDDKIVLELPRTAVPAGRTLFLGEGLRKRDLFGSGVDLAVRGPERIALTGPNGSGKSTLLRIVTGDLDPDEGTIKRADGRVAYLSQRLDLLDDDRTVAENLAHRAPGMLPADRMNLLARFLFRGQRAHLPVRVLSGGERLRATLACVLFAEPAPQLLLLDEPTNNLDLVSTAQLEAALNAYQGAFVVVSHDERFLAGIGITRHLGLDRGRLLESSPRS, from the coding sequence ATGTCTTCCGACGCTCGCGTCGTCGTGTCCGCGCTGTCCTTCTCCTGGCCGGACGGCACGCCGGTCTTCGACCAGCTCTCCCTCACCGTCCCGGACGGCCGCACCGGCCTGGTCGCCCCGAACGGCGCCGGGAAATCCACCCTGCTCCGGCTGATCGCCGGCGAGCTCGAACCGGCCGCGGGCAGCGTGTCCGTGGACGGGCTGCTCGGCTACCTGCCCCAGGACCTGCCGCTGACCGGTGACCTCACCGTGTCCGAGGTCCTCGGCATCGACCCGGTCCTGCGGGCCCTGGCCGCTGTCGAAGCCGGGGACGCGGACGAGCGGCACTTCACCACGATCGGCACCGACTGGGACATCGAGGAGCGCACGCACGCCCAGCTCGACCGGCTGGGCCTCGGCGACGTCGCGCTGGACCGGCGACTGGACACCCTCAGCGGCGGCCAGGTCGTGTCCCTCGGGCTCGCCGCCCAGTTGCTCGCCCGGCCCGACGTGCTGCTGCTCGACGAACCCACCAACAACCTCGACCTCGACGCGCGCCGCCGCCTGCACGCCGTCCTCGACGACTGGAGCGGATGCCTGCTGGTGGTCAGCCACGACCGCACCCTGCTGGACGGGATGGACCGCATCGCCGAGCTCGGCTCCGGCGAGGTCCGGTTCTACGGCGGCACCTTCACCGACTACGAGCACGCGGTCCAGGCCGAGCGCGAGGTGGCGGAGAAGAACATCCGCACCGCCGAGGCGGAGGTCAAGCGCGAGAAGCGCGACCGGCAGCAGGCCCGCGAACGCGCCGCCCGCCGGGCGGGCACCGCGCAGCGCAACGCCGCGGACGCGGGGCTGCCCAAGATCCTCATGGGCGCGCGGAAGCGCCGGGCGCAGGAGTCCGCGGGCAAGGCCGACGACACCCACGCCGCCCGGGTGAGCGCGGCGAAGGCTAAGCTGGACCAGGCCGAGCGGTCGCTGCGGGACGACGACAAGATCGTCCTGGAGCTCCCGCGGACCGCCGTCCCGGCCGGCCGGACGCTGTTCCTCGGCGAGGGCCTGCGCAAGCGGGACCTGTTCGGGTCCGGTGTGGACCTCGCGGTGCGCGGTCCGGAACGCATCGCGCTGACCGGGCCCAACGGTTCCGGCAAGTCCACGCTGCTGCGGATCGTCACCGGCGACCTCGACCCCGACGAGGGGACGATCAAGCGCGCCGACGGCCGGGTCGCCTACCTGTCCCAGCGCCTGGACCTGCTCGACGACGACCGCACGGTGGCGGAGAACCTGGCCCACCGGGCGCCCGGGATGCTGCCCGCGGACCGGATGAACCTGCTGGCCCGCTTCCTGTTCCGCGGGCAGCGGGCGCACCTGCCGGTCCGCGTCCTCTCCGGCGGTGAACGGCTGCGGGCGACCCTGGCGTGCGTCCTGTTCGCCGAGCCGGCGCCGCAGCTGTTGCTGCTGGACGAGCCGACGAACAACCTGGACCTGGTGAGCACCGCGCAACTGGAAGCAGCGCTGAACGCCTACCAGGGCGCGTTCGTCGTGGTCAGCCACGACGAGCGGTTCCTCGCCGGGATCGGGATCACGCGTCACCTCGGCCTCGACCGCGGGCGCCTGCTGGAGAGCTCGCCGCGGAGCTGA
- a CDS encoding helix-turn-helix domain-containing protein: protein MDDKLYSVDQIAEMLGLHVRTVRGYVREGRLKAVRIGKQYRIARDDLEEFTGRSPMSPAAEPVGRHCRVDVSSIVEIDAISAERAGRVTTMLMSAAAARGAGARQLHIETAYDEERARLKIVVLGRLDDSIAVLRHVDAVLS, encoded by the coding sequence GTGGATGACAAGCTCTACTCGGTGGACCAGATCGCCGAGATGCTCGGCCTGCACGTCCGTACCGTGCGCGGATACGTGCGGGAAGGGCGGCTGAAAGCGGTGCGGATCGGCAAGCAGTACCGCATCGCCCGTGACGACCTGGAGGAGTTCACCGGCCGCTCCCCCATGTCGCCGGCCGCCGAGCCGGTGGGGCGGCATTGCCGTGTCGACGTGTCGAGCATCGTGGAGATCGACGCGATCAGCGCGGAGCGGGCCGGCCGGGTGACCACGATGCTGATGAGCGCTGCCGCCGCGCGCGGCGCGGGTGCCCGGCAGCTGCACATCGAGACGGCCTACGACGAGGAGCGGGCGCGCCTGAAGATCGTGGTGCTGGGCAGGCTGGACGACAGCATCGCGGTCCTGCGCCACGTCGACGCGGTGCTCTCCTGA
- a CDS encoding MFS transporter: protein MSDTYAQPAAHPLRWRILGFLGVAQLMLILDVTVVAIALPHMETDLGLSRATMTWVVSAYTLTFGGLMLLGGRLADLLGAKRIALTGLLVFTAASLVTGLAGSSGVLLGGRIAQGVGAALLSPSALSLVVGLFDGEERNKALGVWSALGGGGAALGVLLGGLITAGPGWPWVFWINVPIGLVIAVTLARLLPRAVAAAPGGRLDALGALLVTASSGSLVYALIHAGDQGWLTATTGWLVLAAAVGYLAFVAWQRTTRAPLMDVRLLARRPVATGTFLILMATALTVAVFFLGTFYFQHERHYGALPTGLLFLPVALLTMAGANLTGKALGRFGARPLAVTGLLIAAAGLILPALAMHPAVVAISLAVTGAGTGVLFVVASATALGQVAPHEAGIASGIVSTFHEFGASLGAAVVSSVAAASLVAQTLSGFRGGFLVFAVIAVAAAIVAAVLAPRRAAAAS from the coding sequence ATGTCGGACACCTACGCACAGCCCGCCGCACACCCCCTGCGGTGGCGCATCCTCGGATTCCTGGGCGTCGCCCAGCTGATGCTGATCCTCGACGTCACCGTCGTGGCGATCGCGTTGCCGCACATGGAAACGGACCTGGGCCTGAGCCGGGCCACGATGACCTGGGTGGTCAGCGCGTACACCCTGACCTTCGGCGGCCTGATGCTGCTCGGCGGGCGGCTGGCCGATCTCCTCGGCGCGAAACGGATCGCCCTCACCGGCCTGCTGGTCTTCACGGCCGCCTCGCTGGTGACCGGCCTCGCCGGATCGTCCGGCGTGCTGCTGGGCGGCCGGATCGCGCAAGGGGTCGGCGCGGCACTGCTGTCCCCCTCGGCGTTGTCGCTGGTGGTGGGCCTGTTCGACGGGGAAGAACGGAACAAGGCGCTCGGCGTGTGGTCGGCGCTGGGCGGCGGGGGCGCGGCGCTCGGCGTCCTGCTGGGCGGGCTGATCACCGCCGGCCCCGGATGGCCCTGGGTGTTCTGGATCAACGTGCCGATCGGGCTCGTCATCGCCGTCACCCTCGCGCGGCTGCTGCCGCGCGCCGTGGCGGCGGCGCCGGGCGGCCGCCTGGATGCGCTGGGTGCGCTGCTCGTCACCGCGTCGTCCGGGTCGCTGGTGTACGCGTTGATCCACGCCGGCGACCAGGGGTGGCTGACCGCCACCACCGGGTGGCTGGTGCTCGCGGCCGCCGTCGGCTACCTGGCCTTCGTCGCCTGGCAGCGCACCACCCGGGCACCGCTGATGGACGTCCGGCTGCTGGCCCGCCGCCCGGTGGCGACCGGCACGTTCCTCATCCTCATGGCCACGGCCCTGACCGTGGCGGTGTTCTTCCTGGGCACGTTCTACTTCCAGCACGAGCGCCACTACGGCGCGCTGCCGACCGGGCTGCTGTTCCTGCCGGTCGCGCTGCTGACCATGGCGGGAGCCAACCTCACCGGCAAGGCCCTCGGCCGGTTCGGCGCGCGTCCGCTCGCGGTGACCGGGCTGCTGATCGCCGCGGCCGGCCTGATCCTGCCCGCACTGGCGATGCACCCGGCGGTCGTGGCGATCAGCCTCGCCGTCACGGGCGCCGGGACGGGCGTGCTGTTCGTCGTCGCCTCGGCCACCGCGCTCGGGCAGGTCGCGCCGCACGAGGCCGGCATCGCCTCCGGCATCGTGAGCACGTTCCACGAGTTCGGCGCGTCCCTGGGCGCCGCGGTGGTGTCCAGCGTGGCCGCAGCCAGCCTCGTCGCCCAGACCCTGAGCGGGTTCCGCGGCGGGTTCCTGGTGTTCGCCGTGATCGCGGTGGCGGCCGCGATCGTCGCGGCGGTGCTCGCCCCGCGCCGGGCCGCGGCCGCGAGCTGA
- a CDS encoding TetR/AcrR family transcriptional regulator: MATPARPRRRADAERSIARIVSAAREVLGRDPGASIDEIVTAAGVGRMTLYGHFPNRAALVEAALADAIREGEEALSAVELGGDARAAMTRLLAATWSLVAESARLLEAAEELLPAARIRELHGKSAARVEDLIHRGQRQGVFRTDLPTDWLVNVVHYILNGAAEESRAGRLRPGDAPAVVIATIESVLAPPR; encoded by the coding sequence GTGGCCACTCCCGCACGACCGCGTCGGCGCGCCGACGCCGAACGCAGCATCGCCCGGATCGTCTCCGCCGCCCGGGAGGTCCTGGGCCGTGATCCGGGCGCGAGCATCGACGAGATCGTGACGGCGGCCGGGGTCGGCCGGATGACGCTGTACGGGCACTTCCCCAACCGCGCCGCACTGGTCGAGGCCGCGCTGGCCGACGCGATCCGGGAGGGGGAGGAGGCGCTGTCCGCGGTCGAGCTCGGCGGTGACGCGCGCGCGGCGATGACCCGGCTGCTGGCCGCCACCTGGTCGCTGGTGGCGGAGTCGGCCAGGCTGCTGGAGGCGGCCGAGGAGCTCCTGCCCGCGGCGCGGATCCGGGAGCTGCACGGGAAATCCGCCGCGCGCGTCGAGGACCTGATCCACCGCGGGCAGCGGCAGGGCGTGTTCCGCACCGACCTGCCGACCGACTGGCTGGTGAACGTCGTGCACTACATCCTCAACGGCGCCGCCGAGGAGAGCCGCGCCGGGCGCCTGCGTCCGGGCGACGCCCCGGCCGTGGTGATCGCGACGATCGAGTCGGTGCTGGCCCCGCCGCGCTGA
- a CDS encoding RNA polymerase sigma-70 factor has product MTDPFVRHRSLLFTVAYEMLGSAADAEDVVQETWLRWAEVDQAQVTHPRAYLVRVVTRQALNRLRSLSRRREDYVGEWLPEPLLTTPDVAEDVELAENVSIAMLTVLETLGPVERAVFVLHEVFGTPYAEIAETLGKSPAAVRQIGHRAREHVAARRPRMQVDRSEQQAAVDSFLAAVSSGDVQALMAVLAPDVVVISDGGGIAPAARKPVVGAELVATLLARAAARTGFTASATWVNGMPGVRLDVDGSAAALSLVVSEGRITRIYGINNPHKLGRLDRVAELRR; this is encoded by the coding sequence GTGACCGACCCGTTCGTCAGGCACCGCAGCCTGCTGTTCACCGTGGCCTACGAGATGCTCGGCTCGGCCGCCGACGCCGAGGACGTCGTGCAGGAGACCTGGCTGCGCTGGGCCGAGGTGGACCAGGCCCAGGTGACCCATCCGCGTGCCTACCTGGTGCGCGTGGTGACGCGGCAGGCGCTGAACCGGCTGCGGTCGCTGTCCCGGCGGCGCGAGGACTACGTCGGCGAGTGGCTGCCCGAACCGCTGCTCACCACACCCGACGTCGCCGAGGACGTGGAGCTGGCCGAAAACGTCTCGATCGCGATGCTCACCGTGCTGGAGACCCTCGGGCCGGTCGAGCGGGCGGTGTTCGTACTGCACGAAGTGTTCGGCACGCCCTACGCCGAGATCGCCGAGACGCTGGGCAAGAGCCCGGCGGCGGTCCGGCAGATCGGGCACCGCGCCCGCGAGCACGTCGCCGCGCGGCGACCGCGGATGCAGGTCGACCGCAGTGAGCAGCAGGCGGCCGTGGACTCGTTCCTGGCGGCCGTCTCCAGCGGCGACGTGCAGGCGCTGATGGCGGTGCTGGCCCCGGACGTGGTGGTGATCTCCGACGGCGGCGGTATCGCGCCGGCCGCGCGCAAACCGGTCGTCGGCGCCGAGCTGGTGGCCACGTTGCTGGCCCGCGCCGCGGCGCGCACCGGGTTCACCGCGAGCGCCACCTGGGTCAACGGCATGCCGGGGGTGCGGCTCGACGTGGACGGGTCGGCCGCCGCGCTGAGCCTGGTCGTCTCCGAGGGCCGGATCACCCGGATCTACGGGATCAACAACCCGCACAAGCTGGGCCGGCTGGACCGCGTCGCCGAGCTGCGCCGCTGA
- a CDS encoding TetR/AcrR family transcriptional regulator codes for MAGRTQGRAAGLDRQRIAAAAVALADRDGLERFGVRRLASELGVDPMSIYHHIPGKAALLDAMSEAVLAEMPPVAEADLGWLEIARHTAHAYREIAYRHPRVFPLLATRPQTSPVALAALERLVAAMRAADLPDQVVADAPLTLFAFLNGYLLAVLSGGGAAPPIDAAAYPVMTALTPLQAGFGSREEFDRLLGTVLAAIRDR; via the coding sequence GTGGCCGGACGGACCCAGGGCAGGGCGGCCGGGCTGGATCGCCAGCGCATCGCCGCCGCCGCCGTCGCACTGGCCGACCGCGACGGACTGGAGCGGTTCGGCGTGCGGCGGCTCGCGTCGGAACTCGGGGTGGATCCGATGTCGATCTACCACCACATCCCGGGCAAGGCGGCGCTGCTGGACGCGATGTCCGAAGCGGTCCTCGCCGAGATGCCTCCGGTGGCGGAGGCGGACCTGGGCTGGCTGGAGATCGCCCGTCACACGGCCCACGCCTATCGGGAGATCGCCTACCGGCACCCGCGCGTGTTCCCGCTGCTGGCCACCCGCCCGCAGACCTCGCCGGTGGCGCTGGCCGCGCTGGAACGGCTGGTCGCCGCGATGCGCGCGGCGGACCTGCCCGACCAGGTGGTTGCGGACGCCCCGCTGACGCTGTTCGCGTTCCTCAACGGCTATCTGCTGGCGGTGCTCAGCGGCGGCGGTGCGGCGCCCCCGATCGACGCCGCCGCGTATCCGGTGATGACCGCGCTCACCCCGCTCCAGGCGGGCTTCGGATCGCGGGAGGAGTTCGACCGGCTGCTCGGCACCGTGCTCGCCGCGATCCGGGACCGGTGA
- a CDS encoding flavin reductase family protein, with protein MTPHDTAHSGFETVVDALDYPMFVVTTTDGTRRAGCLIGFAAQCSISPPRFMVWLSKRNHTFQVATGASTVAVHRLDASATGLAELFGSHTGFDTDKFTRCRWRPGPGGVPLLEDCPGWFAGEILSRHDTGDHLGLLLRPIAATTATELGPQLGFRAVRDLPPGNEP; from the coding sequence ATGACACCACACGACACCGCCCACAGCGGCTTCGAGACGGTCGTCGACGCACTGGACTACCCGATGTTCGTCGTGACCACGACCGACGGGACCCGCCGCGCGGGCTGCCTGATCGGGTTCGCCGCGCAGTGCAGCATCTCCCCACCGCGCTTCATGGTGTGGCTGTCGAAGCGGAACCACACCTTCCAGGTCGCCACCGGCGCGTCCACGGTCGCCGTGCACCGCCTCGATGCCTCGGCCACCGGGCTCGCGGAGCTGTTCGGCAGCCACACCGGGTTCGACACGGACAAGTTCACCCGGTGCCGCTGGCGGCCCGGGCCGGGCGGCGTGCCCCTGCTCGAGGACTGCCCCGGCTGGTTCGCCGGGGAGATCCTGTCCCGGCACGACACCGGCGACCACCTGGGCCTGCTGCTGCGCCCGATCGCCGCCACGACCGCCACCGAGCTGGGCCCGCAGCTCGGTTTCCGGGCCGTCCGCGACCTGCCCCCGGGCAACGAGCCGTAG
- a CDS encoding NAD(P)-binding domain-containing protein has translation MPDQKQATYGFLGTGEITAAIVTGLCSGLADPPRIVLSPRGRAASRALAARFPTVDVAAGNQEVLDRAPTVVLAVRPPVTREVLSGLSFRPDHVLVSAVAGVQLDRLREWAAPAGGLVRAIPLPQAASARSRTVVFPDHPAARALFDRVGGVLVPGEEKAFDAFSAVTATFAAHLDYLATIAGWLAAQGVDRRTATGYTTHIFGRLGESLSQHSDSLDTLIRSHATPGGNNEQFRADLRRDGVPAAVRRALDHILDRLRG, from the coding sequence GTGCCCGACCAGAAGCAGGCCACCTACGGGTTCCTGGGAACCGGCGAGATCACGGCCGCGATCGTGACCGGCCTGTGCAGCGGGCTCGCCGACCCGCCACGGATCGTCCTGTCGCCGCGGGGCCGGGCGGCGAGCCGCGCGCTCGCCGCCCGGTTCCCCACCGTCGACGTGGCCGCCGGCAACCAGGAGGTGCTCGACCGAGCCCCCACCGTCGTGCTCGCGGTGCGCCCACCGGTGACGCGCGAGGTCCTTTCCGGACTGTCGTTCCGGCCGGACCACGTCCTGGTCAGCGCCGTCGCCGGGGTACAACTGGACCGGTTGCGCGAGTGGGCCGCCCCGGCCGGCGGCCTCGTGCGGGCCATCCCGCTGCCGCAGGCGGCGAGTGCCCGGAGCCGCACGGTGGTGTTCCCGGACCACCCCGCCGCTCGCGCGCTGTTCGACCGGGTCGGCGGTGTCCTCGTGCCCGGCGAGGAGAAGGCGTTCGACGCGTTCAGCGCCGTGACGGCCACCTTCGCCGCCCACCTGGACTACCTGGCCACCATCGCCGGCTGGCTGGCCGCCCAGGGCGTGGACCGCCGGACGGCCACCGGCTACACCACGCACATCTTCGGCCGCCTGGGTGAATCGCTGTCGCAGCACAGCGACTCGCTCGACACGCTGATACGCAGCCACGCCACCCCGGGCGGCAACAACGAGCAGTTCCGGGCCGACCTCCGCCGCGACGGCGTCCCCGCGGCTGTGCGCCGCGCCCTGGACCACATCCTGGACCGGCTGCGCGGATAG
- a CDS encoding MarR family winged helix-turn-helix transcriptional regulator translates to MADEDLGALFGRVVRRLMHAEQPVLREHGVSMWAYAALSSLAERPATSQVALAKAIGYDKTRLIALLDELAREGLVVREPDPADRRAHVVRLTPAGKARHAAIRAGIHAVEAELLGPLSAAEQRAFRAMLTRLASS, encoded by the coding sequence GTGGCGGACGAGGACCTGGGCGCGCTGTTCGGGCGCGTGGTGCGGCGGTTGATGCACGCCGAGCAGCCGGTGCTGCGTGAGCACGGCGTGTCGATGTGGGCCTACGCGGCGCTGTCCAGCCTCGCCGAGCGTCCGGCCACCTCGCAGGTGGCGCTGGCCAAGGCCATCGGCTACGACAAGACCCGGCTGATCGCGCTGCTCGACGAGCTCGCCCGGGAGGGCCTGGTCGTGCGCGAACCGGACCCGGCCGACCGGCGGGCCCACGTGGTCCGGCTGACCCCCGCCGGGAAGGCCCGGCACGCCGCGATCCGGGCCGGCATCCACGCGGTGGAGGCCGAACTGCTCGGCCCGCTCAGCGCCGCCGAGCAACGGGCGTTCCGCGCCATGCTGACGCGTCTCGCCTCGTCCTGA
- a CDS encoding alpha/beta hydrolase, with the protein MSLREQALGTQPDWLAMTEEELIAYRDAENQRRASPAMRAITGTPHPDADIQWQEIALPGRNLPVRVLRPARTAPGTALPLVLHVHGGGFVGTAVQCDWITSHVAVDLPAVVVSVEHRLLAPDTPLRAAADDGWDALEHVVRKAAEWGVDPARVAVFGESCGGLIGALTTLQAREAGLPLRAQVLVNPVTEVTDTMLAHASIAEHADSPTLTVPQLQLIQRLGVPPGTDARTLSPLYADDLGGLPPALVLVPTQDPLADHARRYAERLDAAGTPVRLAEFPGATHGFLSMPEVVPDAGRARAEITAFLHDALGQD; encoded by the coding sequence ATGTCTCTACGGGAACAGGCACTGGGCACGCAGCCGGACTGGCTGGCGATGACCGAGGAAGAGCTGATCGCCTACCGCGACGCGGAGAACCAGCGGCGAGCGTCACCCGCCATGCGGGCCATCACGGGCACGCCGCATCCGGACGCCGACATCCAGTGGCAGGAGATCGCCCTGCCCGGCCGCAACCTCCCGGTGCGGGTCCTCCGGCCGGCCAGGACGGCTCCGGGAACCGCCCTGCCGCTCGTGCTCCACGTCCACGGCGGCGGATTCGTGGGCACTGCGGTGCAATGCGACTGGATCACCAGCCACGTGGCCGTCGATCTGCCCGCCGTGGTCGTCTCCGTCGAGCACCGCCTCCTCGCCCCGGACACGCCGCTGCGGGCCGCCGCCGACGACGGCTGGGACGCCCTCGAACACGTGGTGCGGAAGGCCGCGGAGTGGGGGGTCGACCCGGCGCGGGTGGCGGTGTTCGGGGAGAGCTGCGGCGGGCTGATCGGCGCCCTGACCACGCTCCAGGCCCGGGAGGCCGGGCTGCCGCTGCGGGCGCAGGTGCTGGTCAACCCCGTGACCGAGGTGACCGACACGATGCTGGCGCACGCCTCCATCGCCGAACACGCCGACAGCCCGACCCTGACCGTCCCGCAGCTGCAGCTGATCCAGCGGCTCGGGGTGCCGCCGGGCACGGACGCGCGCACCCTGTCCCCGCTGTACGCGGACGACCTGGGCGGGCTGCCCCCGGCGCTGGTGCTGGTGCCGACACAGGACCCGCTGGCCGACCACGCCCGGCGCTACGCCGAGCGCCTGGACGCAGCCGGGACACCGGTGCGGCTCGCCGAGTTCCCCGGGGCCACGCACGGTTTCCTGAGCATGCCCGAGGTGGTCCCCGACGCCGGGCGCGCGCGGGCGGAGATCACCGCCTTCCTCCACGACGCCCTCGGCCAGGACTGA
- a CDS encoding SRPBCC family protein produces the protein MRTNKVLSETISIAASPGTVFDLVSDPRQLPRWAPGVGRSVRRDGDDWVIVNGENEARITVRASREHGVVDLLAAHDHSQGVFTRVLPQGDGAEYQFTMFFPPDAPDEAIAAQRAVVRGELDTVRALCEGPG, from the coding sequence ATGCGTACGAATAAGGTCCTGTCCGAAACGATCTCCATTGCCGCCTCGCCCGGCACCGTGTTCGATCTCGTCTCCGACCCGCGTCAGCTGCCCCGGTGGGCACCGGGTGTGGGCCGGTCCGTCCGGCGCGACGGCGACGACTGGGTGATCGTCAACGGCGAGAACGAGGCGCGGATCACCGTCCGCGCCTCGCGCGAGCACGGCGTCGTCGACCTGCTCGCCGCCCACGACCACAGCCAGGGCGTGTTCACCCGGGTGCTGCCGCAGGGCGACGGCGCCGAGTACCAGTTCACGATGTTCTTCCCGCCCGACGCGCCGGACGAGGCGATCGCCGCACAGCGGGCGGTGGTGCGCGGCGAGCTGGACACCGTCCGCGCCCTGTGCGAGGGGCCCGGCTGA